One genomic segment of Paenibacillus sp. FSL H8-0332 includes these proteins:
- a CDS encoding Cof-type HAD-IIB family hydrolase, with translation MKKTIFFDIDGTIYDEDKNIPASTREAIAELKRRGHHVAIATGRADYMFEGLREELGIDSYVSLNGQYVVYEGKPVYKNPIATSVLEELTLFAEKLDHPVAYTDTAGMRVNVADHEYINTSVGSLKLVFPTHDAGYFLKNDIYQAMIFCPQESQVVYAERYPELNFIRWHPLCMDVLPGNGSKANGIAEMLKVIGVEKEEVYAFGDGLNDVEMLGYVGYGIAMGNGEKEAKAAASFITKSVREDGIYEGLRMVGLL, from the coding sequence TTGAAGAAAACGATTTTTTTCGATATTGACGGTACAATCTATGATGAAGACAAGAACATTCCGGCTTCCACCAGAGAAGCGATAGCGGAGCTGAAGAGACGCGGGCACCATGTAGCGATTGCTACCGGAAGAGCGGATTATATGTTCGAGGGGCTGCGCGAGGAGCTGGGAATTGACTCGTATGTCTCGCTGAACGGGCAGTATGTAGTCTATGAAGGGAAGCCGGTGTACAAGAACCCGATTGCGACCAGCGTGCTGGAAGAGCTGACCTTGTTCGCGGAGAAGCTGGATCACCCTGTTGCGTATACGGATACGGCGGGCATGAGAGTGAATGTGGCCGATCATGAGTACATCAATACGAGCGTCGGTTCGCTGAAGCTGGTATTTCCAACGCATGATGCGGGATATTTCCTGAAGAATGACATCTACCAGGCCATGATCTTCTGTCCGCAGGAGAGTCAGGTGGTCTACGCCGAGCGGTACCCGGAGCTGAATTTCATCCGCTGGCACCCGCTGTGTATGGATGTGCTGCCCGGCAACGGCTCCAAAGCGAACGGGATCGCGGAGATGCTGAAGGTGATCGGGGTGGAGAAGGAAGAGGTCTATGCTTTTGGCGATGGCCTGAATGATGTGGAGATGCTGGGGTATGTCGGATATGGCATTGCCATGGGCAATGGCGAGAAGGAAGCGAAGGCGGCCGCCTCCTTCATTACGAAGTCTGTCCGTGAGGACGGCATCTATGAAGGCTTGAGGATGGTGGGCCTGCTGTAG